The following coding sequences lie in one Microvirga sp. 17 mud 1-3 genomic window:
- a CDS encoding GNAT family N-acetyltransferase: MSDHDHILALESRLMNAWPAFDYQAYEGWILRLANGYSKRANSATPFMPGARLDDELIDYMILRFLDANVRPTFRLTGLQDPAVDGTLKARGFLEIEPTFVLTAPVNGDCEPDPEVAIESQVSKRWVREAAQSYGGDKADDTTLIEIVSRIRQKAAFATLSLDERPVAWGLGVVERGYVGLYDIVVAPDLRGIGLGRRVVASLMAWGCREGAHTAYLQVREENEIALSLYRAFGFTPAYRYTHRVMPGGA; encoded by the coding sequence ATGAGCGACCACGACCACATCCTCGCCCTTGAGAGCCGCCTCATGAATGCCTGGCCGGCCTTCGACTACCAGGCCTATGAGGGGTGGATCCTGCGTCTCGCCAACGGCTACAGCAAGCGCGCCAATTCGGCGACGCCGTTCATGCCCGGAGCCCGCCTCGACGACGAGCTGATCGACTACATGATCCTGCGCTTCCTCGACGCCAACGTGCGGCCGACCTTCCGGCTCACGGGCCTGCAGGATCCGGCGGTCGACGGCACGCTCAAGGCGCGCGGCTTCCTGGAGATCGAGCCGACCTTCGTGCTCACCGCGCCGGTGAACGGGGATTGCGAGCCCGATCCGGAGGTGGCGATCGAGTCCCAGGTCTCGAAGCGGTGGGTGCGCGAGGCCGCCCAGTCCTATGGGGGCGACAAGGCGGACGACACCACCCTGATCGAGATCGTCTCCCGCATCCGGCAGAAAGCCGCCTTCGCGACCTTGAGCCTCGACGAGCGGCCCGTGGCTTGGGGGCTGGGCGTGGTGGAGCGCGGCTATGTGGGGCTCTACGACATCGTCGTGGCGCCGGACCTGCGCGGCATCGGGCTCGGGCGGCGGGTCGTCGCGAGCCTCATGGCCTGGGGCTGCCGCGAGGGCGCGCACACGGCCTATCTCCAGGTGCGCGAAGAGAACGAGATCGCCCTGTCCCTC
- the gloB gene encoding hydroxyacylglutathione hydrolase, translating to MSAQIHVFLCREDNIGALVHDPKSGACAAIDAPEEGPILKALSETGWSLSDILITHRHGDHVEAVAPLKERFGCRVVAPLKAKGAVPQADRLVQEGDFVQVGELRADVWETPGHCNDHISYWFAADRVLFAGDTIFTLGCGRLLEGDYPTFWASLQRIAALPDDTRIYSGHDYTLSNGRFALAVEPDNAALKRRMAEAEKAKAEGRFLIPSTLGDEKATNPFLRAGEPDVARAAGQEGAAPAEVFRALREWKNRF from the coding sequence ATGTCCGCTCAGATCCACGTCTTCCTCTGTCGCGAGGACAATATCGGTGCCCTCGTCCACGATCCCAAGTCGGGCGCCTGCGCCGCCATCGATGCCCCCGAAGAGGGCCCGATCCTCAAGGCGCTCTCCGAGACCGGCTGGTCCCTGTCGGACATCCTCATCACGCACCGGCATGGGGACCACGTGGAGGCGGTGGCGCCGCTCAAGGAACGTTTCGGCTGCCGGGTCGTCGCGCCCCTCAAGGCGAAAGGTGCGGTGCCGCAGGCCGACAGGCTGGTGCAGGAGGGCGATTTCGTGCAGGTGGGCGAGTTGCGCGCCGACGTGTGGGAGACGCCCGGCCATTGCAACGACCACATCTCCTACTGGTTCGCGGCCGACCGGGTCCTGTTTGCCGGCGACACGATCTTCACCCTCGGCTGCGGCCGGCTTCTGGAGGGGGATTACCCCACTTTCTGGGCCTCGCTCCAGCGCATCGCGGCCCTGCCGGACGATACCCGCATCTATAGCGGTCACGACTATACCCTCTCGAACGGCCGCTTCGCGCTGGCGGTCGAGCCCGACAACGCGGCGCTCAAGCGGCGCATGGCCGAGGCCGAGAAGGCCAAGGCGGAGGGGCGTTTCCTGATCCCCTCCACCCTCGGCGACGAGAAGGCCACGAATCCCTTCCTGCGGGCGGGTGAGCCTGATGTGGCACGGGCGGCAGGCCAGGAGGGGGCAGCCCCCGCCGAGGTGTTCCGGGCGCTGCGCGAATGGAAGAACAGGTTCTGA